The following nucleotide sequence is from Cydia pomonella isolate Wapato2018A chromosome 6, ilCydPomo1, whole genome shotgun sequence.
CTATCACTGTGTTACCTTAATTGGTAAACTTTATATGTTGCGGGCTGGAAGTTATAGTGGTAAATTTAAACTCATAGTAAATTAAACTGGTGATTTCTTATTACATCGTGCAAAATTTCTCATTTAGCatcttgttttgttattttctcAATATTTCTGCCTTTATCTGACCTCATTAATGTTTCTTAGTATTTGACATATCTCATATGTATTGGTTTGCTTCCTTTTCAGAGCTATGCAAAAATCAGGAAAACCACTTAAAGCAATCAAAGCGCGACTGAAGGGCAAAGAAGGAAGGATTCGAGGAAATCTCATGGGAAAACGTGTTGATTTCTCAGCACGTACTGTCATTACGCCAGATCCGAACTTGCGTATTGATCAAGTAGGAGTACCCAGATCTATTGCTCAAAACTTGACATTCCCAGAGTTAGTAACACCATTCAATATAGATAGGATGCAAGAGCTTGTACGGCGAGGCAATGCTCAATACCCAGGGGCCAAGTACATTGTTCGCGACAATGGAGAGAGGATAGACTTGAGATTCCACCCAAAACCATCAGATTTGCATTTACAATATGGATACAAAGTGGAACGCCATCTGAGAGATGATGACTTGGTTATCTTCAATCGTCAGCCCACACTACACAAAATGAGTATGATGGGTCACAGAGTAAAAGTACTGCCATGGTCAACGTTTCGTATGAATCTGAGTTGTACTTCTCCTTACAACGCCGATTTTGACGGAGATGAAATGAACTTGCACGTGCCTCAGTCAATGGAGACTCGCGCCGAGGTAGAAAATATTCACATAACACCCAGACAGATTATTACTCCACAAGCTAACAAACCCGTCATGGGTATTGTGCAGGACACTCTTACTGCGGTTCGAAAAATGACTAAAAGAGATGTGTTCTTGACTAAAGAACAGGTCATGAACCTTCTGATGTTTTTACCCACTTGGGATGGTAAAATTCCTCAGCCTTGCATTTTGAAACCCCAACCACTGTGGACTGGAAAGCAAATATTTACTCTGATCATCCCAGGTAATGTAAACATGATTCGCACACATTCCACACATCCAGATGAAGAAGATGATGGGCCTTACAAATGGATTTCTCCTGGAGACACTAAAGTAGTAGTAGAGCATGGGGAGCTTCTCATGGGAATATTGTGTAAAAAGTCACTTGGTGCCTCTGCTGGTTCTCTTCTTCACATTTGCATGTTGGAGCTGGGCCATGAAACTGCTGGCCGATTTTATGGTAATATTCAAACTGTGATTAACAACTGGCTGTTGCTGGAAGGCCATTCCATTGGTATTGGAGACACTATTGCAGATCCGCAAACATATCAAGAAATTCAGAGAGCTATAGTTAAAGCTAAGGATGATGTAATAGAGGTCATTCAAAAAGCTCACAATATGGAGTTGGAGCCTACGCCTGGTAATACTCTCAGGCAAACATTCGAAAATCAAGTGAATCGTATTCTTAATGACGCTCGTGATAAGACTGGTGGGTCAGCTAAGAAATCACTGACTGAGTACAATAACCTCAAAGCTATGGTGGTATCAGGTTCCAAGGGTTCCAACATTAATATTTCCCAGGTTATTGCTTGTGTAGGGCAACAAAACGTTGAGGGTAAACGTATTCCATTCGGTTTTCGAAAGAGAACTCTGCCACACTTCATCAAAGACGATTATGGTCCTGAGTCCAGAGGTTTTGTAGAAAATTCATACCTTGCCGGCCTTACTCCTTCAGAGTTCTATTTCCACGCCATGGGAGGTCGTGAAGGTCTTATCGATACTGCCGTAAAGACTGCTGAAACCGGTTATATCCAACGTCGTCTCATAAAGGCTATGGAGTCGGTAATGGTTCACTATGATGGAACCGTGCGTAACTCTGTCGGACAGCTTATCCAGTTGAGATACGGCGAGGATGGCCTCGCTGGAGAAACTGTAGAGTTCCAAAATCTACCAACTGTAAAACTGTCAAACAAGGCATTTGAAAAGAAATTCAAATTTGACCCTTCAAATGAACGTTACCTAAAGAGGATATTCAATGAAGAAATTATTAAAGAACTCACGGAATCCGGATATGTTATTGCCGATCTTGAAAGTGAATGGGAACAACTGAACAAGGACAGAGAAGTGTTGCGTCAAATTTTCCCCAGTGGAGAATCTAAAGTTGTACTCCCATGCAACTTCAAAAGAATGATCTGGAATGTTCAAAAGATTTTCCATATAAACAAACGAATGCCGACAGACCTGAGCCCCATCAAAGTTATACAGGGAGTCAAAGACCTTTTGAAAAAGTGTGTAATTGTAGCTGGCGAAGATCGCTTATCCGTACAAGCTAATGAGAATGCAactttattgttccaatgtctAGTAAGATCTACACTTTGCACTAAGTTTGTTGCTGAAGAATACAGATTGTCAAGTGAAGCATTTGAATGGTTGATTGGAGAAATTGAGACTCGCTTCCAACAGGCTCAAGTAAACCCTGGAGAAATGGTGGGTGCCCTGGCCGCGCAATCTCTCGGAGAACCTGCCACGCAGATGACACTGAACACTTTCCATTTTGCTGGTGTGTCGTCCAAAAACGTAACCCTTGGTGTGCCACGTCTGAAGGAAATTATCAACATTTCCAAGAAACCAAAGGCGCCTTCTCTAACCGTGTTTCTAACAGGTGGTGCTGCTCGAGATGCTGAGAAAGCTAAGAATGTGCTTTGCAGGCTGGAACACACGACGTTGCGTAAAGTGACCGCTAATACAGCTATTTATTATGATCCTGATCCTCAAAACACAGTTATTGCTGAAGATCAAGAATTCGTAAATGTCTACTATGAAATGCCTGATTTCGATCCTACAAAGATTTCGCCTTGGCTTCTTCGTATAGAGTTGGATCGTAAGAGGATGACAGACAAGAAACTTACCATGGAACAAATCGCAGAGAAGATTAACGCAGGATTTGGAGATGACTTGAACTGTATCTTCAACGACGACAACGCGGAAAAACTTGTATTGCGTATCAGAATCATGAATAACGAAGAAAGCAAATTTCAAGACAATGACGAAGAGACGGTTGATAAAATGGAAGACGACATGTTCTTGCGCTGTATTGAAGCCAATATGTTGTCAGATATGACTCTACAGGGTATAGAAGCTATTGCCAAAGTATACATGCACTTGCCTCAAACGGAGGCGAAGAAACGCATTATTATCACTGAACAGGGAGAGTTCAAGGCTATTGCCGAATGGTTATTGGAAACTGACGGTACATCTCTTATGAAAGTATTGTCCGAGAGAGACGTCGATCCGATCAGGACGTTCAGTAACGACATTTGCGAAATATTCCAAGTGTTGGGTATCGAGGCTGTGCGTAAATCAGTAGAAAAGGAAATGAACGCTGTGCTGCAGTTCTACGGTCTATACGTGAACTACCGGCACCTTGCATTGCTTTGTGACGTCATGACGGCTAAAGGTCACCTTATGGCGATCACCCGTCACGGTATCAACAGACAGGACACTGGCGCACTCATGAGATGCTCTTTCGAGGAAACGGTGGATGTGCTGCTGGACGCAGCTAGTCATGCTGAAGTGGATCCCATGAGAGGCGTGTCGGAAAATATTATCATGGGGCAGTTGCCAAGAATGGGCACAGGTAAGACTTAATAATACAGCTAacacattttaataacaaattaaataatttttgtatatgatatattgttttgtgtttagtCTGTGCCAgacttttattgcatctggaacacctactgacataacataatttttttaaattccgctacctaaaggttgtctggaagagatcgctttttagcgataagaccgcctgttgtttacctaataaagagtatttgtattgtattgtataacaaCACATTGATTCatgaaaatataatgttttgtaAACACTGTTAGTGTTTTTAGAAAATTCTtgcttaatatttttattatagttatttc
It contains:
- the LOC133519012 gene encoding DNA-directed RNA polymerase II subunit RPB1 — encoded protein: MATTNDSKAPLRQVKRVQFGILSPDEIRRMSVTEGGIRFPETMEGGRPKLGGLMDPRQGVIDRSSRCQTCAGNMTECPGHFGHIDLAKPVFHIGFITKTIKILRCVCFYCSKLLVSPTNPKIKEVVMKSKGQPRKRLTYVYDLCKGKNICEGGEDMDIGKEGEEAKKGSGHGGCGHYQPSIRRQGLDLSAEWKHVNEDSQEKKIIITAERVWEILKHITDEESFILGMDPKFARPDWMIVTVLPVPPLSVRPAVVMFGAAKNQDDLTHKLADIIKANNELQRNEQSGAAAHVLADNIRMLQFHVATFVDNDMPGMPKAMQKSGKPLKAIKARLKGKEGRIRGNLMGKRVDFSARTVITPDPNLRIDQVGVPRSIAQNLTFPELVTPFNIDRMQELVRRGNAQYPGAKYIVRDNGERIDLRFHPKPSDLHLQYGYKVERHLRDDDLVIFNRQPTLHKMSMMGHRVKVLPWSTFRMNLSCTSPYNADFDGDEMNLHVPQSMETRAEVENIHITPRQIITPQANKPVMGIVQDTLTAVRKMTKRDVFLTKEQVMNLLMFLPTWDGKIPQPCILKPQPLWTGKQIFTLIIPGNVNMIRTHSTHPDEEDDGPYKWISPGDTKVVVEHGELLMGILCKKSLGASAGSLLHICMLELGHETAGRFYGNIQTVINNWLLLEGHSIGIGDTIADPQTYQEIQRAIVKAKDDVIEVIQKAHNMELEPTPGNTLRQTFENQVNRILNDARDKTGGSAKKSLTEYNNLKAMVVSGSKGSNINISQVIACVGQQNVEGKRIPFGFRKRTLPHFIKDDYGPESRGFVENSYLAGLTPSEFYFHAMGGREGLIDTAVKTAETGYIQRRLIKAMESVMVHYDGTVRNSVGQLIQLRYGEDGLAGETVEFQNLPTVKLSNKAFEKKFKFDPSNERYLKRIFNEEIIKELTESGYVIADLESEWEQLNKDREVLRQIFPSGESKVVLPCNFKRMIWNVQKIFHINKRMPTDLSPIKVIQGVKDLLKKCVIVAGEDRLSVQANENATLLFQCLVRSTLCTKFVAEEYRLSSEAFEWLIGEIETRFQQAQVNPGEMVGALAAQSLGEPATQMTLNTFHFAGVSSKNVTLGVPRLKEIINISKKPKAPSLTVFLTGGAARDAEKAKNVLCRLEHTTLRKVTANTAIYYDPDPQNTVIAEDQEFVNVYYEMPDFDPTKISPWLLRIELDRKRMTDKKLTMEQIAEKINAGFGDDLNCIFNDDNAEKLVLRIRIMNNEESKFQDNDEETVDKMEDDMFLRCIEANMLSDMTLQGIEAIAKVYMHLPQTEAKKRIIITEQGEFKAIAEWLLETDGTSLMKVLSERDVDPIRTFSNDICEIFQVLGIEAVRKSVEKEMNAVLQFYGLYVNYRHLALLCDVMTAKGHLMAITRHGINRQDTGALMRCSFEETVDVLLDAASHAEVDPMRGVSENIIMGQLPRMGTGCFDLLLDAEKCKHGMEMGGLGVGMGVGGGMYFGVGTPSMTPLMTPWSTQNTPGYGSSVWSPGQVGSIMTPGGPSFSPSGASDASGLSPAYSAWSPQPGSPGSPGPPLSPYASPAGASPSYSPTSPVYAAASPSLTPASPHYSPTSPSYSPTSPNYSPTSPMYSPASPSYSPTSPGYSPTSPSYSPTSPSYSPTSPSYSPTSPAYSPTSPSYSPTSPSYSPTSPSYSPTSPSYSPTSPAYSPASPGYSPSSPSYSPTSPVYSPASPSYSPSSPNYTPTSPAYSPTSPSYSPTSPAYSPTSPSYSPSSPKYSPTSPNYSPTSPSIAGGSPTYSPTSPQYSPTSPQYSPASPAYSPSSPQHPGSTRYSPSSPNYSPSSPNYSPSSPGYSPSSTKYSPTSPTYTPTSPNYSPSSPAYSPSSAGPTSYSPTSPNYSPTSPSYNEDDD